DNA from Oxyura jamaicensis isolate SHBP4307 breed ruddy duck chromosome 4, BPBGC_Ojam_1.0, whole genome shotgun sequence:
CAGGTGGGCAGCGGATCCTGGTGCCAGCAGAGGGCAGAGCCCCAGAGAAGGCAGCTCAGGGTGAGGAactgggctgggggagcaggaggggtgcagtggggtggtggggacagggagcgGGGGGAGCACGGTGTGGCAGGAGGGGCCCAGGGCCTCCCCGGACCGTGCCCTGGTGCCGCAGCCCAGGAAGGGGGCGCAGCGTCCGGCCAGTGTTTGGGGCagtgccccaggggctgctgcctccagccctggctCCCCAGCGGTGAGTCCTGGGCAGCCCCCCGAGCGGTGCAGGGCTCGGAGGTGTTGTGGGCGAGCCCCCCACCGGCCCCGCAGCAGCTTCCTCCTGCAAGTGTGGGGCGGAGGAGGGAGATGCCCGTCTCCCCGGGGCTCCTGTGTCTGGGCCCTACGAGATCTGGTTGTTCAGCTGGCCTGGATACTGCTCAAACCGCTTGCTGGCCTCCTCACTGAGCGCGTCGCCTGGGCAGCAGAGGACAGGAGCTGTCGGCTCCACTGCTGTCCTGCCAGTGCCTCCGTCCTTCCCCggccacccccagcaccctAGCCCCTGCCCCCACAGCTGCccgtgcccccagcccgccCCCAGCCCTTACTGCCCCTGTCTTGGTCcaccccaggacacccccagccccaccgtGCCCTCGCCTCAGCCCATGCCGTGTCCCTGGGCCGTTACCGATGTGGCAGCTGTGCACCCAGATACGGTGCCCGTCGTACTTGCAGTTGCATTTCATGGCGTTGTTGGTGAAGTCGCTCTCTGCCACCTCGAAGTTGGGGTTAATCACGACCTGTGGGGCACTGACAGTGAGGCGCTGCGAGCCCCTGCCCCAcaccccgcagccccgcagcgCTTGGCCCTTCCAGCCCAGCATAGCTGCTGCCCAGGATATGGCCCGGGGTATGGCCCTGGCACGGccctgtccccccagccccagcgggACTCGTCTCCCTGGCCACAGTGGGATGTGCTGGAGGGCTCTGAGGAGCTGGCGGCCCTGTCACTGTGCCCCATGTGCCCAAGAGCAACATTCCTTTGGGCAGGAAATGGCTTTCAGGCCACAGCAAGCCCGAGCGGGTTCCACGAGAACCCTGCACGACTCCAGGCCCTGGGATGGGCATAGTCCCTCCGTGCCGTGGCTCCTGGGGCCAGGCACCCTGTCCACAGAAGGGCCAGCAGCGTGCTGCAGACCATGGGGCAGAGGCAAGCTCCagagccctcccagccccacagcacagcctgcgGTGGGTGGTCTCTTCAGCATGTCCCAGGCACTACTGCTCAGGGGGTGcgagaggggctgggggcacagctgcagcacctgcaggatGTAGTTGCCAGGCTTGACATCAGTGATGTCGATCCACTGGCAGTCGATGTCATGCCGGTACAGGTCCCAGCAGCCCACAGTGATGCCCTGCTCCCCGAAGTTGGCACACTCGTACCGCTTGGCCACATCTGCAGGCAAGAAGAGAGCACGGctcatccctgctgcagccccctgcacaGAGGGGGACACGGCAGGGACAGTGCCCTGCAGCCTTGCGGCGCCCACCTTCTTCACACTCTGTGTCCTCCAGGCAGAAGCTGGCCTTGTGGCCCTCTGCCACCTTGGTGCCGTTGGGAGTCAGGATGTCGTAGTGGGTGAAAATGTCCATGCTGTGATAGTGCCTGTGAGAGAGCCCGCAGCGCCCTTCTGCACCAGTGCAGCCctcgggagggggggggggggggggcagggggcagtggTGGAGGCGGCAGCCAAGGAAACCCACAGAGCAAGCAGGTAACAGGCCCCCCACCTGCCTGTCCCCTCAGTGCTTGGGAAggtccccacagcccctgctctgaGGCCACAGTGCTGCGAGGCTagggcagagctcagccttGCCCTGCGATGGGAcacagctgtccccagccaggTGGCCCCGGCAAGGGGAGGCTCAGcccctgcacagcctgcagccccgTCCTTGCCCCCgacacccccagccccaacaCCACTATTCAGGGTCAGCCCTGAGCCAAACTGGGGGAAATGACCCCCGGCAGCACGAGTCCCGGCACCAccctccccctgcccaccagcagcagcaccgccgccctcctcctgcctgcagccccggcCCAGGCCGTTCCCTGCCCGCACCACGCACGCACCGGTGGCACTCGTGCCAGACCCAGGAGTGGCGGCCTGCCTTGGGGCGGAAGTCGGCACGGCCGTTGTTGTGGATCTGGGAGGAGAAGCGGAGCAGGCGGCGGTGCCCGTAGGGCCAGTTGGCCAGGCGGGCCGAGCTGGAGAGGCAGTTCTCCTCGGCGGCACAGTACAGCATGTGCAGCGGCCGGTCCTCGATGTACGCCGTCTCCTGCACCAGCGGCGCATGCAGCAGCAGGTCGGAGGCGGCTGGGGAGCAGGCGGTGGCTCAGGGACGGCTGGACACACCGCTGCTCAGCACAAGCAGGGCTGAGCCAGCCAGGCGAACGTGTACCCACCCCATCAGCTGGCAcaggccccacagcccccccacCTGCACAGCCCCTTGCCCACACCTTCTTCttctgcagcccctggccccgCGGCCCCATGCCCGCAGTCCCCATCAGCGCTCACTCTCAGAGCAGATGACGCCTGCGGCAAAGCGCGTGCCCGTGTTCCTGCAGTTCAGGCTGCTGCCGTGGTGCTGGCAGTGGCTCAGGGACATCTCGTGGCCAGCGCACTTCACACCGCTCAGCACCATCTCTGTCACGTTGCTGGCATCCCAGTACCACGTCTCCTGGGGTGGGTGAGACAGGCTGGGCCAAATGCTGCGGGTGCCCCGGCTCAGATGCACCCTGCCTCGGTACACTCTGCCCGCCCACCCAGGCTGCCCCCACAGCTCCTGTCCCGTGGCACAGAGAGGCCCCGTCCCATCACCCCTCTCAGCCACGGGGCCATCAGGGAAGCGCCGGTGTCTGTGCCTGCCAGGGCATCACCAGGCGCCTCCCCACCGGCACCTACCGTCACCGCGTGCAGGGAGTAGCCCAGGCCAAGCTGGCGGCAGGCCACCATGGCCTCTTTGGTGGTCCAGCCATCGCTGCACACCGTGCCCCACCTACTGCCGCGCTTCACCTCCACGCGGCCCTCGAACGCCGTCCTCCCGCCGGCTAGGCGGATCTGTGGGGAAGTCCTGGGGCCGTGAGCATGCACCCCGCACTGCACCGCCCCGCGCCATgtcccatccctgtccccgtccccgtccccgcggAGCAGTGGTGGTGGCGGCTCGCTGCCCTGGCCAAGCTGGCGCTAGCACCTACTTGTAAGCCGTGGTTAGCGAATCCCAGACCCAGCTGGCGACAGACCACCATCGCCTCCAGCGTACCCCAGCCTTCACCGCAGACCAGACCCCAGCGGAGCTCGTCCCCGTCGCCAGCCCCCACCGCCACCTCGACCCGCCCCTCGAAGCGGCTCCGACCCCCGCTCAGCCGAATCTGCAGAGAAAGGCGGTGGCAGCGTCATTGGCATCATGAGCGATGCTCCTGGCACTGGGACCGTGTCCCGCAGCGCATCCTGCCCAGGCACCCAGGCAGCCGGGGCTGTGGGGCGGCACGGCAAGGAGgaggcagccaggagctgagcagagccaggcacaACTTTTGGTGAGCTGGGAACTCACCAAAAATGGCAGATTTGGGGCCAAGACTTTGTGGGTTTGGGAAGTGTGTACCAAAGCAGGGAAAACggttcatttcaaaatgaattctcatttcagaaatgacagGCATGAGAGTgttaaaaaggttaaaaagcCCAAAGTGGATGAAATGAGACACTAGGTCAAAGAGGAAGGTGCTGCTCCATTTGCTCATTtcatcagattaaaaaaaaaaaaaaatctctcttgctTGGcccacagtgatttttttccaagtgcttCAGCAGGGAGCAGCTACCCCACACCACTGAGCAGGGGGCACCACAGAGTCCTCAGAGCCCCCAGGGGCCTCCCTTCCACCCCCCTACTCACAGGGGCAGTCTGGGACCCCAGTCCCCCAAaatccccagcccccccagggcAGCCCTTTCCCCAGGGCTGAAATGAGGCGCAGTACAAGACAGATGAGGGGACATCCTATGTCAGGTCCCATGGGCTCCCCGGGCTCAGCAGGTGACACAGACACCGCTGTGGTCCCTCAGCCTCCCACTCCAGGGCCCCGATGCCAGGAACCCCACGGCTGTGCAGGCCCTACCACAACACACACCAGGTTCTCGTAGCCCATGTAGGGGATGTTGCAGCGGACGGCTGCATCCTCCGTGTGCTTGCAGTCCTCCTGCGTGATGTTCTTGAAGGGGCAGCTCCAGATGGACTTCTCGGTGCCCAGGCACTGCACCTCATTCAGATGGATAGGCCCAGTCCCTGCAGAGGAGCTGCGGGGCTCAGCGCCCAGCCGCACTGGGACACCATCCCCTCCGGCAGCTgccctttccccccctcctggcacagccctgccctccccaaaGGACTGAGTGGCCACAGTCCCCCGGGATGCTCCAGGCAAGCCCGGCGCCACATGCTGCCCGCAGCCGCAGGGACAGGCCTGGCTGTGGCTTGCCCAGCACGGCCATCCGAAGGCGATGCCTGGCCCAGGACCCTCACCTTGGCCCATGCGTGCCCCAGTGAGGGCTTCCTTGGCGCTGCCAAAGCCCAGCTCGCGGCACACCACGCTGGCTGACAGCAGGTTCCAGCGGTCGTCGCAGACTGTGCCCCACTCGCTGCTCTTGAGCACCTCGACGCGTCCCTCCCCGG
Protein-coding regions in this window:
- the LOXL3 gene encoding lysyl oxidase homolog 3 isoform X4, with translation MGHHSTWTCQELLVLLGVLWLWGGSAQPTPPGPTRSPAPQLKFRLAGYPRKHNEGRVEVFYNDEWGTICDDDFTLANAHVLCRHLGFVAATGWAHSAKYGKGVGRIWLDNVNCAGGEKSIGDCKHRGWGNSDCSHEEDAGVICKDERIPGFKDSNVIETEQSHVEEVRLRPVVSGARRRLPVTEGIVEVRYKDGWAQICDEGWDTKNSRVICGMMGFPAEKKVNRNFYKRLKRAARTKGRNPRPGSRLASKSKPKQKRREDVGSRKRLFVERQQLNYRLHSVSCTGTEVHLSMCTFQFYQGNTSTACGAGMPAVVSCLPGPLFTSGSTHKKKQRQQQQGQLRIRLKGGAKAGEGRVEVLKSSEWGTVCDDRWNLLSASVVCRELGFGSAKEALTGARMGQGTGPIHLNEVQCLGTEKSIWSCPFKNITQEDCKHTEDAAVRCNIPYMGYENLIRLSGGRSRFEGRVEVAVGAGDGDELRWGLVCGEGWGTLEAMVVCRQLGLGFANHGLQETWYWDASNVTEMVLSGVKCAGHEMSLSHCQHHGSSLNCRNTGTRFAAGVICSETASDLLLHAPLVQETAYIEDRPLHMLYCAAEENCLSSSARLANWPYGHRRLLRFSSQIHNNGRADFRPKAGRHSWVWHECHRHYHSMDIFTHYDILTPNGTKVAEGHKASFCLEDTECEEDVAKRYECANFGEQGITVGCWDLYRHDIDCQWIDITDVKPGNYILQVVINPNFEVAESDFTNNAMKCNCKYDGHRIWVHSCHIGDALSEEASKRFEQYPGQLNNQIS
- the LOXL3 gene encoding lysyl oxidase homolog 3 isoform X3, with product MGHHSTWTCQELLVLLGVLWLWGGSAQPTPPGPTRSPAPQLKFRLAGYPRKHNEGRVEVFYNDEWGTICDDDFTLANAHVLCRHLGFVAATGWAHSAKYGKGVGRIWLDNVNCAGGEKSIGDCKHRGWGNSDCSHEEDAGVICKDERIPGFKDSNVIETEQSHVEEVRLRPVVSGARRRLPVTEGIVEVRYKDGWAQICDEGWDTKNSRVICGMMGFPAEKKVNRNFYKLFVERQQLNYRLHSVSCTGTEVHLSMCTFQFYQGNTSTACGAGMPAVVSCLPGPLFTSGSTHKKKQRQQQQGQLRIRLKGGAKAGEGRVEVLKSSEWGTVCDDRWNLLSASVVCRELGFGSAKEALTGARMGQGTGPIHLNEVQCLGTEKSIWSCPFKNITQEDCKHTEDAAVRCNIPYMGYENLIRLSGGRSRFEGRVEVAVGAGDGDELRWGLVCGEGWGTLEAMVVCRQLGLGFANHGLQETWYWDASNVTEMVLSGVKCAGHEMSLSHCQHHGSSLNCRNTGTRFAAGVICSETASDLLLHAPLVQETAYIEDRPLHMLYCAAEENCLSSSARLANWPYGHRRLLRFSSQIHNNGRADFRPKAGRHSWVWHECHRHYHSMDIFTHYDILTPNGTKVAEGHKASFCLEDTECEEDVAKRYECANFGEQGITVGCWDLYRHDIDCQWIDITDVKPGNYILQVVINPNFEVAESDFTNNAMKCNCKYDGHRIWVHSCHIGDALSEEASKRFEQYPGQLNNQIS
- the LOXL3 gene encoding lysyl oxidase homolog 3 isoform X2 → MGHHSTWTCQELLVLLGVLWLWGGSAQPTPPGPTRSPAPQLKFRLAGYPRKHNEGRVEVFYNDEWGTICDDDFTLANAHVLCRHLGFVAATGWAHSAKYGKGVGRIWLDNVNCAGGEKSIGDCKHRGWGNSDCSHEEDAGVICKDERIPGFKDSNVIETEQSHVEEVRLRPVVSGARRRLPVTEGIVEVRYKDGWAQICDEGWDTKNSRVICGMMGFPAEKKVNRNFYKLASKSKPKQKRREDVGSRKRLFVERQQLNYRLHSVSCTGTEVHLSMCTFQFYQGNTSTACGAGMPAVVSCLPGPLFTSGSTHKKKQRQQQQGQLRIRLKGGAKAGEGRVEVLKSSEWGTVCDDRWNLLSASVVCRELGFGSAKEALTGARMGQGTGPIHLNEVQCLGTEKSIWSCPFKNITQEDCKHTEDAAVRCNIPYMGYENLIRLSGGRSRFEGRVEVAVGAGDGDELRWGLVCGEGWGTLEAMVVCRQLGLGFANHGLQETWYWDASNVTEMVLSGVKCAGHEMSLSHCQHHGSSLNCRNTGTRFAAGVICSETASDLLLHAPLVQETAYIEDRPLHMLYCAAEENCLSSSARLANWPYGHRRLLRFSSQIHNNGRADFRPKAGRHSWVWHECHRHYHSMDIFTHYDILTPNGTKVAEGHKASFCLEDTECEEDVAKRYECANFGEQGITVGCWDLYRHDIDCQWIDITDVKPGNYILQVVINPNFEVAESDFTNNAMKCNCKYDGHRIWVHSCHIGDALSEEASKRFEQYPGQLNNQIS
- the LOXL3 gene encoding lysyl oxidase homolog 3 isoform X1, which encodes MGHHSTWTCQELLVLLGVLWLWGGSAQPTPPGPTRSPAPQLKFRLAGYPRKHNEGRVEVFYNDEWGTICDDDFTLANAHVLCRHLGFVAATGWAHSAKYGKGVGRIWLDNVNCAGGEKSIGDCKHRGWGNSDCSHEEDAGVICKDERIPGFKDSNVIETEQSHVEEVRLRPVVSGARRRLPVTEGIVEVRYKDGWAQICDEGWDTKNSRVICGMMGFPAEKKVNRNFYKRLKRAARTKGRNPRPGSRLASKSKPKQKRREDVGSRKRLFVERQQLNYRLHSVSCTGTEVHLSMCTFQFYQGNTSTACGAGMPAVVSCLPGPLFTSGSTHKKKQRQQQQGQLRIRLKGGAKAGEGRVEVLKSSEWGTVCDDRWNLLSASVVCRELGFGSAKEALTGARMGQGTGPIHLNEVQCLGTEKSIWSCPFKNITQEDCKHTEDAAVRCNIPYMGYENLIRLAGGRTAFEGRVEVKRGSRWGTVCSDGWTTKEAMVACRQLGLGYSLHAVTETWYWDASNVTEMVLSGVKCAGHEMSLSHCQHHGSSLNCRNTGTRFAAGVICSETASDLLLHAPLVQETAYIEDRPLHMLYCAAEENCLSSSARLANWPYGHRRLLRFSSQIHNNGRADFRPKAGRHSWVWHECHRHYHSMDIFTHYDILTPNGTKVAEGHKASFCLEDTECEEDVAKRYECANFGEQGITVGCWDLYRHDIDCQWIDITDVKPGNYILQVVINPNFEVAESDFTNNAMKCNCKYDGHRIWVHSCHIGDALSEEASKRFEQYPGQLNNQIS